In one Musa acuminata AAA Group cultivar baxijiao chromosome BXJ2-5, Cavendish_Baxijiao_AAA, whole genome shotgun sequence genomic region, the following are encoded:
- the LOC135586441 gene encoding mannan endo-1,4-beta-mannosidase 2-like yields MLATNGVFYPILGLASCAAFIYMSFGDLAWDIGTHVRGPETSFVGRNGTRFTVDGKAFYVNGWNSYWLMDQAVEEVSRPRVRAMLQAGAKMGLTVCRTWAFNDGAYNALQVSLGHFDERVFKALDWVIVEAKRHGIRLLLSLANNLEAYGGKTQYVKWAWEEGIGLSSSNDSFFFDPSIRSYFKTYLKTILTRKNHLNGIQYKDDPTIFAWELMNEPRCMSDVSGDTLQKWIEEMAAYVKSIDKNHLLTIGLEGFYGSTSPPEKLNVNPGQWFSTVGSDFVRNSRVPEIDFASVHIYPDQWEVGAGLDQKMKYISRWLTSHIEDGDKELKKPVLFTEFGLSDKTKGFDHSHRDVFYKSIFNIVYRSARKGRSGAGAFVWQFMVAGMQEYCDDFGFVPEERPSMYRLIKKQSCRMAKLSYGIGLLKTRFGKLCAE; encoded by the exons ATGCTGGCAACCAATGGAGTCTTCTACCCTATTCTTGGCCTTGCATCTTGTGCTGCCTTCATATACATGTCCTTTGGGGACCTGGCATGGGACATTGGCACCCATGTGAGAGGGCCTGAGACGAGCTTTGTGGGAAGGAATGGGACTCGGTTCACTGTGGATGGGAAGGCGTTCTATGTGAATGGTTGGAACTCGTACTGGCTGATGGATCAAGCCGTGGAGGAGGTTAGCAGGCCGAGGGTGAGGGCGATGCTGCAAGCTGGTGCTAAGATGGGGCTCACAGTTTGCAGGACTTGGGCATTCAATGATGGCGCCTACAATGCTCTACAAGTGTCTCTCGGGCATTTTGACGAACGTGTCTTCAAG GCACTCGATTGGGTCATCGTGGAAGCAAAAAGACATGGCATTCGGCTGCTGCTCAGCTTGGCTAACAATCTGGAGGCTTATGGAGGAAAGACTCAGTATGTCAAATGGGCATGGGAAGAAGGAATTGGATTGAGTTCCTCAAATGATTCCTTCTTTTTTGATCCATCGATCCGCAGTTATTTCAAGACTTACCTAAAG ACTATATTGACAAGGAAGAACCACTTGAATGGGATTCAGTATAAAGATGATCCCACAATTTTTGCTTGGGAACTCATGAACGAACCACGATGTATGTCTGATGTGTCTGGTGACACTCTCCAA AAGTGGATCGAAGAAATGGCAGCATATGTGAAATCAATCGACAAAAATCATCTCTTGACTATAGGACTCGAGGGGTTTTATGGTTCCACAAGTCCACCAGAGAAGCTGAATGTGAACCCTGGACAATGGTTTAGCACGGTGGGGTCTGATTTCGTCCGAAACTCCAGAGTACCAGAAATAGACTTTGCTTCTGTTCATATCTACCCCGATCAATG GGAAGTAGGTGCAGGACTGGATCAGAAAATGAAGTACATCTCGAGATGGTTGACATCTCACATCGAAGACGGGGACAAAGAACTCAAGAAACCTGTCTTGTTCACTGAATTCGGCCTCTCCGATAAGACCAAAGGTTTTGATCACTCCCACAGAGATGTGTTCTACAAGTCCATCTTCAACATCGTCTACAGATCTGCACGGAAGGGCAGATCAGGTGCAGGAGCCTTTGTGTGGCAATTTATGGTTGCAGGCATGCAGGAGTACTGCGATGATTTCGGGTTTGTGCCGGAGGAGAGGCCTTCGATGTACAGGCTGATAAAGAAGCAGTCATGCAGGATGGCGAAACTGAGCTATGGGATAGGTTTGCTCAAGACAAGATTTGGAAAGCTATGTGCAGAGTAA